Proteins encoded by one window of Yersinia massiliensis:
- a CDS encoding methylthioribulose 1-phosphate dehydratase, with the protein MTENAQLGALLAACHWIGEKGWCPATGGNMSLRIDSEQCWVTESGKDKGSLTADDFLLVETANNHVPSGRIPSAETGLHTLLYRLDPQINAVLHTHSVNATVLSRVERSNALVLQGYEMQKSLSGQRSHLDSVVIPIFDNDQDIPALAQRVVALADNRPLQYGFLVRGHGLYCWGASVAEARRHLEGLEFLFQCELQRRLLEATPSNLEAK; encoded by the coding sequence ATGACAGAAAATGCACAACTTGGCGCGCTGTTAGCCGCCTGCCACTGGATCGGCGAAAAGGGCTGGTGCCCGGCGACTGGCGGTAATATGTCCCTGCGGATAGATTCAGAGCAATGTTGGGTCACCGAGTCAGGCAAAGATAAAGGCAGCCTGACTGCCGATGATTTTTTGTTGGTGGAAACCGCCAATAACCATGTCCCTAGCGGTCGTATCCCCTCGGCAGAGACGGGTCTGCATACCTTGCTTTATCGCCTGGATCCTCAAATCAATGCGGTATTACACACTCATTCGGTGAATGCTACGGTGCTATCACGGGTCGAACGCAGTAATGCACTCGTGCTGCAAGGCTATGAAATGCAAAAATCGCTATCAGGGCAGCGCAGCCACTTAGACAGCGTTGTGATCCCGATTTTTGATAACGATCAGGATATTCCTGCCTTGGCGCAGCGCGTTGTGGCTTTAGCGGATAACCGGCCATTGCAATACGGTTTTTTGGTGCGCGGTCATGGCCTATATTGCTGGGGAGCGAGTGTGGCTGAGGCTCGTCGCCATTTAGAAGGGCTGGAGTTTTTGTTCCAGTGTGAACTGCAACGGCGGTTGCTTGAAGCTACCCCCTCAAATCTGGAGGCTAAATGA
- a CDS encoding pyridoxal phosphate-dependent aminotransferase, translated as MSTLSFIPDSKLPTQGTTIFTQMSALAQKHQAINLSQGFPDFDGPDYLKQRLAYHVSQGANQYAPMAGVAPLRNAIAEKTAKVYGWQPDADNEITVTTGASEALFAAITALVRPGDEVICFDPSYDSYAPVVKLAGGILKRIALKPPAFNTDWAEFADLVSERTRLVIVNTPHNPSATVWRAADFEQLWQVIAERNIYVLSDEVYEHICFSAAGHASVLAHAQLRQRAIAVSSFGKTFHMTGWKVGYCVAPAAITAEVRKIHQYLTFSVCTPVQLALADMLNAEPEHWQQLPEFYRARRDRFVHALSTSRLKILPSEGTYFLLADYSAISDLDDVEFCKWLTEQVGVAAIPLSVFCEGPFPHKLIRLCFAKQDATLDTAAERLCQL; from the coding sequence ATGAGCACTTTATCATTTATTCCAGACAGCAAATTGCCCACACAAGGCACAACAATCTTTACACAAATGAGTGCCTTGGCGCAGAAACACCAAGCAATTAACTTGTCGCAGGGGTTCCCAGATTTTGATGGTCCTGACTATTTAAAACAACGTTTGGCTTATCATGTCAGCCAAGGCGCTAACCAATATGCCCCGATGGCAGGCGTCGCACCGCTGCGAAATGCCATCGCCGAGAAAACCGCCAAAGTCTACGGCTGGCAACCGGATGCTGATAACGAAATTACGGTTACGACTGGGGCGAGCGAAGCGTTATTTGCGGCGATTACCGCATTAGTGCGCCCCGGCGATGAAGTCATTTGCTTTGACCCAAGCTACGACAGCTATGCGCCAGTGGTTAAATTGGCGGGTGGTATTCTCAAGCGTATTGCACTTAAGCCCCCAGCGTTTAACACCGATTGGGCTGAGTTTGCCGATCTGGTGTCAGAGCGTACGCGATTGGTTATCGTGAATACCCCCCATAATCCGTCAGCGACCGTATGGCGTGCGGCAGATTTTGAGCAACTGTGGCAAGTGATTGCCGAGCGCAATATTTATGTGCTTAGCGATGAAGTGTACGAGCACATCTGCTTTAGCGCCGCAGGCCATGCCAGCGTACTGGCGCATGCGCAATTACGCCAACGGGCCATCGCGGTTTCCTCGTTCGGTAAAACCTTTCATATGACCGGTTGGAAGGTGGGTTATTGCGTCGCACCCGCGGCTATCACTGCTGAAGTCCGCAAAATTCATCAATACCTGACATTCTCAGTTTGCACACCAGTGCAATTGGCACTGGCCGATATGCTCAATGCCGAGCCTGAACATTGGCAACAATTGCCCGAATTTTATCGTGCACGCCGCGATCGCTTCGTTCATGCGCTGTCCACCAGCCGCCTGAAAATCTTGCCAAGCGAAGGAACCTACTTCTTGTTAGCGGATTACAGCGCGATTTCAGATCTTGATGATGTTGAATTCTGCAAATGGTTGACTGAACAGGTGGGTGTGGCCGCCATTCCGTTATCGGTATTCTGTGAAGGCCCCTTCCCCCATAAACTGATCCGATTGTGCTTCGCCAAACAGGATGCCACGCTGGATACCGCTGCGGAGCGATTATGTCAACTTTAA
- a CDS encoding amidohydrolase: protein MSTLKLALLQQPLVWLDAQANLRHFDMLLEPLRQYDVIVLPEMFTTGFAMNAAENTLPEADIVTWLRYWSRQTDALIGGSVAVKTPSGAVNRFLLVEPSGKVHHYDKRHLFRMAGEHQSYAAGTVRTLVEWRGWRILPLICYDLRFPVWSRNQQDYDLALYVANWPSARAKVWQTLLAARAMENQAYVAGCNRVGHDDNGHHYQGDSLILDMQGEILAQAEPEQAAVLEAELSLEALKAYREIFPAWCDADKFLIV from the coding sequence ATGTCAACTTTAAAGCTGGCTCTGCTGCAACAGCCGTTGGTTTGGTTAGATGCGCAGGCAAATTTGCGCCACTTTGACATGCTGCTAGAGCCATTGCGCCAATACGATGTGATCGTCCTGCCCGAGATGTTTACCACCGGTTTTGCCATGAATGCGGCAGAAAATACCTTGCCTGAAGCGGATATTGTCACTTGGTTACGCTACTGGTCTCGCCAAACAGATGCGCTGATCGGCGGGAGTGTGGCGGTGAAAACGCCCAGCGGTGCCGTCAACCGTTTCCTGCTGGTCGAACCTAGCGGCAAAGTTCATCACTACGATAAACGCCACTTATTCCGCATGGCCGGTGAGCACCAATCTTATGCGGCGGGAACAGTGCGCACCCTGGTTGAATGGCGCGGTTGGCGGATTTTGCCGCTAATCTGCTATGACCTGCGTTTTCCGGTGTGGTCTCGCAATCAGCAAGACTATGATTTAGCGTTGTATGTGGCGAATTGGCCGAGTGCGCGTGCGAAAGTTTGGCAAACCTTACTGGCGGCTCGTGCAATGGAAAACCAAGCATACGTTGCAGGGTGTAATCGAGTGGGCCACGACGATAACGGCCATCACTATCAGGGCGATAGCCTGATTTTGGATATGCAGGGTGAGATTCTAGCCCAAGCTGAACCCGAACAGGCCGCCGTATTGGAAGCAGAATTGTCGCTGGAAGCACTAAAAGCTTACCGTGAGATCTTCCCTGCTTGGTGCGATGCCGACAAGTTTTTAATCGTGTAA
- a CDS encoding pyridoxal-phosphate-dependent aminotransferase family protein, which yields MSEANARLEMQGKLFSQINPPARLLMGPGPINADPRVLRAMSSQLIGQYDPAMTDYMNQVMALYRGVFRTENPWTMLIDGTSRAGIEAVLLSIIRPGDKVLVPVFGRFGHLLCEIARRCRAEVHAIEVPWGEVFSPDRIEDAIKQVRPRLLLTVQGDTSTTLLQPLAELGEICRRHQVLFYTDATASLGGNPLETDAWGLDAVSAGLQKCLGGPSGSAPITLSPQFTEQIRRRKCIEQGIRTQEHTDGDEEMIYSNYFDLGMIMDYWGPERLNHHTEATSMLFAARECARIILEEGLDVGIARHALHGAALLAGVQGMGLAVFGDLQHRMNNVLGVIIPDGIHGEQVRQLMLNDFGIEIGTSFGPLKGKIWRIGTMGYNARKDCVMLTLVALEAVLNRLGFSTVQGAGLQAAWGVYQAENGVTPP from the coding sequence ATGTCAGAAGCAAATGCGCGTTTGGAGATGCAAGGAAAATTGTTCAGCCAAATCAATCCACCGGCACGTTTACTGATGGGGCCGGGGCCCATCAATGCTGACCCTCGCGTGTTACGTGCAATGTCCAGCCAACTCATCGGGCAATACGATCCGGCCATGACCGATTACATGAATCAAGTGATGGCACTGTATCGCGGTGTTTTTCGTACTGAAAACCCGTGGACAATGCTCATTGATGGCACTTCCCGCGCCGGTATCGAGGCGGTGTTGTTATCCATTATCCGCCCCGGCGATAAAGTGCTGGTACCGGTCTTTGGCCGTTTCGGCCATTTATTGTGTGAGATAGCCCGCCGTTGCCGCGCCGAGGTTCATGCCATTGAAGTGCCATGGGGTGAAGTGTTTAGCCCAGACCGTATTGAAGATGCTATCAAGCAAGTGCGCCCGCGCTTGTTGTTGACGGTACAAGGGGATACTTCAACCACTCTGTTGCAGCCATTGGCTGAGCTAGGTGAAATTTGCCGTCGCCATCAGGTGTTGTTCTATACCGATGCGACCGCTTCTTTGGGCGGAAATCCATTGGAAACCGATGCTTGGGGGCTAGATGCGGTGTCGGCTGGATTGCAAAAGTGTCTCGGAGGGCCATCTGGCAGCGCGCCGATCACACTTAGTCCACAATTTACCGAACAAATACGTCGTCGCAAATGTATTGAGCAAGGGATTCGCACGCAAGAACACACTGACGGCGATGAGGAGATGATTTACTCCAATTACTTTGATCTGGGCATGATCATGGATTATTGGGGGCCAGAGCGGCTCAATCATCACACTGAAGCGACCAGTATGCTGTTTGCCGCAAGAGAATGCGCTCGCATCATTTTAGAGGAAGGGCTAGATGTCGGGATTGCTCGCCATGCTTTGCACGGCGCTGCGTTACTGGCTGGCGTCCAAGGGATGGGACTGGCGGTATTTGGTGATCTGCAACACCGCATGAATAATGTGCTTGGGGTCATCATTCCAGATGGGATCCACGGTGAACAAGTACGGCAATTGATGCTAAATGATTTTGGTATCGAAATTGGCACTTCATTCGGGCCGCTGAAAGGCAAAATTTGGCGAATTGGCACGATGGGGTATAACGCTCGTAAAGATTGCGTGATGTTGACACTGGTTGCGCTCGAAGCGGTATTGAACCGCCTCGGCTTTTCCACGGTTCAGGGAGCGGGATTGCAGGCTGCGTGGGGCGTCTATCAGGCCGAGAATGGCGTGACGCCTCCCTAA
- a CDS encoding MFS transporter, with protein sequence MKQKIQNAGLSPTLIVLMSVATGLAVASNYYAQPLLETIAQAFNLSVNQAGFIVTAAQLGYAVGLMFLVPLGDMFERRGLIVGMTLLAAGGMLITAMSQNLTMMIVGTALTGLFSVVAQLLVPLAATLAAPEKRGKVVGIIMSGLLLGILLARTVAGALASIGGWRTIYWVASALMFIMALVLWRYLPRYKQHSGLNYGQLLGSIFALFIRTPVLRTRALLGAFSFANFSVLWTSMAFLLASPPFGYSEATIGLFGLVGAAGALMATKAGQLADKGKARITTSVGLGLLLLSWIPIALGQHSIIALIIGIVVLDLAVQGVHVTNQSVIYRMMPEARNRLTAGYMTTYFIGGALGSLISAAAYQHAGWYGVATAGLVLCVLNIATWLAGKRFDPAADHPVE encoded by the coding sequence ATGAAACAAAAAATCCAAAATGCCGGTTTAAGCCCTACCTTGATCGTCTTGATGTCGGTCGCGACCGGACTAGCGGTAGCCAGTAACTATTATGCTCAGCCGCTACTGGAAACCATCGCGCAAGCCTTTAATCTCTCAGTCAATCAGGCCGGATTTATCGTGACGGCCGCCCAGCTCGGTTATGCCGTCGGGTTGATGTTTTTGGTGCCACTGGGGGATATGTTTGAACGCCGTGGGCTGATCGTGGGTATGACGCTATTGGCAGCCGGTGGCATGCTGATCACCGCGATGTCACAAAACCTCACCATGATGATTGTCGGTACCGCGCTTACCGGGTTGTTCTCCGTCGTGGCCCAGCTATTAGTGCCTTTAGCAGCCACATTAGCAGCACCAGAAAAACGCGGCAAAGTGGTTGGTATTATCATGAGTGGCTTGCTGCTGGGGATTTTACTGGCACGGACCGTCGCGGGCGCTTTAGCCTCCATCGGCGGCTGGCGCACAATTTATTGGGTCGCGAGTGCGCTGATGTTTATCATGGCATTGGTGTTGTGGCGTTACTTACCTCGCTATAAACAGCATTCTGGCCTGAATTACGGCCAATTGCTTGGCTCCATTTTCGCTTTGTTCATCCGTACCCCAGTGCTGCGTACCCGTGCGCTACTCGGCGCATTCTCTTTTGCCAACTTTAGTGTCCTATGGACCTCAATGGCCTTCTTACTGGCCTCACCACCATTCGGTTATTCCGAGGCAACTATTGGGCTATTTGGCCTCGTCGGCGCGGCGGGGGCATTGATGGCAACAAAAGCCGGTCAACTGGCTGATAAGGGAAAAGCCCGCATCACCACCAGCGTTGGGCTGGGATTACTGTTGCTGTCATGGATACCTATCGCTTTAGGGCAACATTCAATCATCGCGCTGATTATCGGCATTGTCGTACTCGATCTGGCGGTACAGGGAGTACATGTGACCAACCAGAGCGTGATATATCGCATGATGCCGGAAGCCAGAAACCGGTTAACCGCGGGCTATATGACCACTTACTTTATTGGTGGGGCATTAGGTTCGTTAATTTCGGCGGCGGCTTACCAACACGCTGGCTGGTATGGGGTTGCCACCGCAGGCTTGGTACTGTGTGTATTGAATATCGCCACTTGGTTAGCGGGTAAAAGATTCGATCCCGCAGCCGATCACCCTGTCGAATAA
- a CDS encoding AzlC family ABC transporter permease has protein sequence MQSQITDAPPAAQPTATFIEGITDSLPIVIGYLPVAFAFGLSSVKLGFSPWEAIFFSCIIYAGASQFVITALLSAGMSLWVSALTVMAMDIRHILYGPALKHRILAKLSGKKTALWAFGLTDEVFAAATTKLMKDQRRWSENWMLGIAVTSWLSWVAGTAIGAMFGNGPLENFPAIEASLSFMLPALFLSFLLASFKRQYSLTVIASLTGALLGALLFSIPVAILAGIGGGCLAALLQPTPEVSTEQDKARQQESAP, from the coding sequence ATGCAAAGCCAAATTACCGATGCCCCTCCGGCGGCTCAGCCAACGGCCACCTTTATCGAGGGGATTACCGACAGCTTACCCATCGTTATTGGCTACCTGCCGGTGGCTTTTGCTTTTGGTCTCAGTTCGGTAAAACTTGGTTTTAGTCCGTGGGAAGCTATCTTCTTTTCTTGCATCATTTATGCGGGTGCCAGCCAATTTGTCATCACTGCGCTATTGAGCGCCGGCATGTCTTTGTGGGTTTCAGCCTTGACCGTGATGGCAATGGACATACGCCATATTTTGTATGGACCAGCCCTCAAACACCGAATTTTGGCAAAACTCTCTGGTAAAAAAACAGCTTTGTGGGCCTTCGGTTTGACCGATGAAGTCTTCGCCGCCGCAACGACAAAACTCATGAAAGACCAACGGCGCTGGAGCGAAAATTGGATGCTCGGCATTGCGGTTACCTCTTGGCTTTCTTGGGTGGCAGGTACGGCTATCGGGGCGATGTTTGGCAATGGCCCACTGGAGAACTTCCCCGCCATTGAAGCCTCACTCTCTTTTATGTTACCGGCACTGTTCCTGAGTTTCCTGCTGGCGTCATTTAAGCGCCAATACAGTCTGACGGTTATTGCTTCGCTGACAGGGGCATTACTGGGTGCACTCTTGTTCTCTATCCCCGTCGCGATTTTAGCGGGTATTGGGGGCGGATGCTTAGCGGCCCTGCTTCAACCCACACCTGAAGTGAGTACCGAACAGGATAAGGCGCGTCAACAGGAGTCAGCACCATGA
- the ygaH gene encoding L-valine transporter subunit YgaH yields the protein MNTDVLIIGLVVGTVNYLFRYLPLRLGPARKQAGLQRGKISLLLDSIGIASICALLVVSSTPEIVHNPQKLIPTLIGFLVICGCFYKTNSIIFATLLGALSYGLTFKLLMVLS from the coding sequence ATGAATACGGATGTTTTGATCATCGGTTTAGTCGTGGGAACCGTCAATTATTTGTTCCGCTATTTACCCTTGCGCTTAGGGCCAGCACGTAAGCAAGCAGGTTTGCAGCGGGGGAAAATATCCCTGCTACTCGACAGCATTGGTATCGCCTCAATCTGCGCCTTACTGGTGGTATCCAGTACACCAGAGATCGTCCATAACCCGCAGAAGCTCATTCCTACACTGATTGGTTTTTTGGTGATTTGTGGCTGCTTTTATAAAACCAACAGTATTATTTTCGCCACATTACTCGGCGCACTCAGTTACGGTCTAACATTCAAGCTACTTATGGTTCTGTCATAA
- the mprA gene encoding transcriptional repressor MprA codes for MESSFSPIEQMLNSRAKRQKDFPYQEILLTRLCMHMHSKLLENRNKMLKAQGINETLFMALITLEAQESHSIQPSELSAALGSSRTNATRIADELEKKGWIERRESQNDRRCLYLHLTEAGLEFLNQLLPPQHKCLHFLWSTLDANEQQQLETLTRKLLTRLDEMEIPE; via the coding sequence ATGGAAAGTTCGTTTAGTCCCATAGAACAGATGCTTAACTCTCGTGCGAAACGCCAAAAGGATTTCCCCTATCAGGAAATTCTGTTGACACGTTTGTGTATGCATATGCACAGCAAGTTGCTGGAAAACCGCAACAAAATGTTAAAAGCACAAGGGATTAACGAAACCCTGTTTATGGCACTCATTACGCTGGAAGCACAAGAAAGCCACAGTATTCAGCCATCAGAATTAAGTGCTGCACTGGGGTCTTCGCGTACTAACGCCACCCGCATTGCTGATGAATTGGAAAAAAAGGGTTGGATTGAGCGCCGCGAAAGCCAAAATGACCGCCGCTGTCTGTACTTGCATTTGACCGAGGCGGGCCTTGAGTTTTTAAACCAGTTGCTCCCTCCGCAGCATAAATGTCTGCATTTTCTTTGGTCGACACTCGACGCTAACGAACAGCAACAGCTTGAAACGCTAACGCGTAAGTTACTGACTCGTTTGGATGAAATGGAAATACCAGAGTAG
- the emrA gene encoding multidrug efflux MFS transporter periplasmic adaptor subunit EmrA has translation MSTSAENQTPQQPQNNKKTQRKRVMLLLTAIFIIIGVAYLVYWFLVLRHHQETDNAYVSGNQVLIMSQVSGSVISVNSENTDFVKSGDILVTLDPTDAEQAFEQAKTTLASSVRQTHQLLINGKEYQANIALKKTQLSQAQNDLQRRVVLGAAAAIGREELQHARDAVDAAQASLDVAIQQFNANQALVLNTPLEKQPAVEQAAAKLRDAWLALQRTKIVSPVTGYVSRRSVQVGAEITSGTPLMAVVASEQLWIDANFKETQLANMRIGQPATVVTDFYGDDVVYQGKVVGLDMGTGSAFSLLPAQNATGNWIKVVQRLPVRIALDATQLAEHPLRIGLSTTVRVDTANADGQVLAKDVRKDPAFITDALSLDLAPVNQVISDIIHANAG, from the coding sequence ATGAGTACGAGCGCGGAAAATCAGACCCCGCAACAGCCGCAGAATAATAAAAAAACACAGCGCAAACGCGTGATGCTGTTGCTGACGGCCATTTTTATTATTATCGGTGTCGCTTACCTAGTGTATTGGTTCTTGGTGTTACGTCATCATCAAGAGACGGATAATGCGTATGTTTCTGGTAACCAAGTCCTGATTATGTCGCAGGTTTCAGGCAGCGTGATTAGCGTCAATTCTGAAAATACCGATTTTGTCAAAAGTGGCGATATTTTGGTGACCCTTGATCCCACTGATGCCGAGCAGGCATTTGAGCAAGCGAAAACTACCCTCGCCAGCAGTGTGCGCCAAACCCACCAGCTCCTCATTAATGGCAAAGAGTATCAAGCCAACATTGCGCTGAAAAAGACACAATTAAGCCAAGCGCAAAATGACTTACAGCGTCGAGTCGTACTGGGTGCAGCGGCTGCGATTGGGCGAGAAGAATTACAACACGCCCGCGATGCGGTTGATGCCGCCCAAGCATCCCTTGATGTGGCAATACAGCAGTTCAACGCTAACCAAGCACTGGTGTTAAATACGCCATTAGAAAAACAACCTGCCGTTGAACAAGCCGCCGCTAAGCTGCGCGATGCTTGGTTAGCGTTGCAGCGCACGAAAATTGTCAGCCCGGTCACCGGCTATGTTTCGCGCCGCAGTGTGCAAGTGGGTGCTGAAATTACCAGCGGTACGCCATTGATGGCGGTAGTGGCCTCTGAGCAGCTATGGATTGACGCTAACTTTAAAGAAACTCAATTAGCGAATATGCGCATTGGCCAACCTGCCACTGTCGTGACTGATTTTTATGGCGATGACGTGGTTTATCAGGGCAAAGTTGTCGGTTTGGATATGGGAACAGGTAGCGCCTTTTCACTGTTGCCAGCACAGAATGCGACAGGTAACTGGATAAAAGTCGTGCAACGTTTGCCGGTTCGTATTGCGCTGGATGCCACACAACTGGCTGAGCATCCGCTACGTATTGGCTTATCAACTACCGTCAGAGTCGACACTGCCAACGCTGACGGGCAAGTGCTAGCCAAAGACGTGCGTAAAGACCCCGCCTTTATCACTGATGCCTTGTCACTGGATTTAGCGCCTGTGAATCAAGTGATTAGCGATATTATTCATGCAAATGCCGGTTAA
- the emrB gene encoding multidrug efflux MFS transporter permease subunit EmrB, whose translation MVAQKPLEGAQLAWMTVALSLATFMQVLDSTIANVAIPTIAGDLGSSNSQGTWVITSFGVANAISIPITGWLAKRIGEVRLFLWATGLFVLASWLCGISNSLGMLIFFRVIQGLVAGPLIPLSQSLLLNNYPPAKRSMALALWSMTIVVAPIFGPILGGYISDNYHWGWIFFINIPIGLVVILMAGSTLKGRETKTEIKPIDTVGLVLLVVGIGALQIMLDQGKELDWFNSTEIIVLTVIAVIAITFLIVWELTDDHPVIDLSLFKSRNFTIGCLCISLAYMLYFGAIVLLPQLLQEVYGYTATWAGLASAPVGILPVLLSPIIGRFSHRIDMRQLVTFSFIMYAVCFYWRAYTFEPGMDFGASAWPQFIQGFAIACFFMPLTAITLSGLPPERMAAASSLSNFLRTLAGSIGTSITTTLWTQRESLHHSQLTEFVNPLNPNATQTYQELEKLGMSQQQASAYIAREITNQGLIISANEIFWLSATVFLLLLALVWFAKPPFTSGGGGGGAH comes from the coding sequence ATCGTGGCACAAAAACCGCTTGAAGGTGCCCAACTTGCTTGGATGACGGTCGCACTATCATTAGCGACCTTCATGCAAGTGCTGGACTCTACCATTGCTAACGTGGCGATCCCAACGATAGCGGGCGACTTGGGTTCATCCAACTCGCAAGGCACGTGGGTGATTACCTCTTTTGGCGTGGCGAATGCGATTTCTATCCCCATCACCGGTTGGTTAGCAAAGCGCATCGGTGAAGTGCGGCTGTTCCTGTGGGCAACAGGACTATTTGTACTGGCATCGTGGTTGTGCGGCATTTCAAACAGCTTAGGGATGCTCATTTTCTTCCGGGTGATTCAGGGGTTGGTGGCTGGGCCACTGATTCCGTTATCTCAAAGCTTACTACTGAATAACTATCCCCCCGCGAAGCGAAGTATGGCCTTGGCATTGTGGTCGATGACCATTGTCGTGGCCCCTATCTTCGGGCCGATTCTAGGCGGTTACATCAGCGATAACTACCACTGGGGCTGGATTTTCTTCATCAACATCCCGATCGGGCTGGTGGTCATTCTAATGGCTGGCAGTACCCTGAAAGGGCGAGAAACCAAAACTGAAATCAAGCCTATCGATACCGTGGGGCTGGTGTTATTGGTGGTCGGTATTGGTGCCTTACAAATCATGCTCGACCAAGGTAAGGAGCTGGATTGGTTTAACTCGACCGAGATTATCGTCCTGACGGTCATTGCCGTGATTGCCATTACCTTCTTGATTGTTTGGGAGTTGACCGACGACCACCCCGTCATCGATTTATCGTTATTCAAATCGAGAAACTTTACCATTGGGTGTTTGTGTATCAGTCTGGCCTATATGTTGTACTTCGGTGCCATTGTCTTGCTGCCGCAGCTCCTTCAAGAGGTCTATGGCTACACGGCAACTTGGGCCGGTTTGGCTTCTGCCCCTGTCGGGATATTGCCAGTATTGCTATCACCGATTATTGGGCGCTTCTCTCACCGTATTGATATGCGGCAGCTAGTCACATTCAGCTTCATTATGTACGCGGTTTGTTTCTACTGGCGAGCATATACATTCGAACCGGGGATGGATTTTGGTGCATCGGCATGGCCACAGTTTATACAAGGTTTCGCCATTGCCTGCTTCTTTATGCCACTGACGGCCATTACCCTCTCAGGCTTACCACCTGAGCGTATGGCGGCAGCATCCAGCTTATCTAACTTCCTACGAACATTGGCGGGGTCAATTGGTACGTCGATCACGACGACGTTGTGGACGCAGAGAGAGTCGCTGCATCACTCGCAACTGACCGAATTTGTTAACCCGCTCAACCCGAATGCGACGCAGACTTATCAGGAGTTGGAAAAGCTGGGTATGAGCCAGCAGCAAGCCTCAGCCTATATTGCGCGGGAGATTACTAATCAGGGGCTGATTATCTCAGCAAATGAGATCTTTTGGCTTTCAGCGACCGTATTCTTGCTCCTGCTCGCACTGGTTTGGTTTGCTAAGCCGCCCTTCACTTCCGGAGGCGGAGGGGGTGGCGCGCACTAG
- a CDS encoding tRNA/rRNA methyltransferase yields MNDSFSGKNGKVKVMYVRGDESSDDRNNNNRNKNPRPAGKGRPGDNAGRGNSPRNNDSRRNDSGRNERDRPSRPARSESSGPYDSPWKTVSRAPSEEPEFDHGGISGKSQVDPAQLRRQRAEETRVYGENACKALFESRPDAIVRAWFVQSVTPRFREALKWMAANRKAYHVVEEDELAKASGTEHHGGVCFLIKKRQGLDAETYLQQQTQAKDCVLALEDVGNPHNLGGIMRTCAHFGINGVLLQDPAMLESGAAVRTAEGGAEHIKAINADDFLSVLDTFRKAGYTIVTTSSHKGVSLSKAELPAKMVLVLGQESDGLTDSAWQQGDMSVSIGGTGRVESLNVSVATGILLAEWWRQNSAQ; encoded by the coding sequence ATGAACGATTCATTTAGTGGCAAGAACGGAAAAGTTAAAGTGATGTACGTCCGCGGTGACGAAAGTAGCGACGACCGTAACAACAATAACCGCAATAAAAACCCGCGTCCGGCAGGTAAAGGGCGTCCGGGTGATAATGCCGGTCGAGGCAATTCACCGCGTAATAATGACTCACGCCGTAATGATTCTGGCCGTAATGAACGCGATCGTCCTAGCCGTCCGGCACGTTCTGAAAGCAGCGGTCCTTACGATTCACCGTGGAAAACCGTTTCTCGAGCGCCATCGGAAGAACCTGAATTTGATCATGGTGGCATCAGCGGTAAAAGCCAAGTTGACCCTGCTCAGTTGCGCCGTCAGCGGGCTGAAGAAACACGTGTCTATGGAGAGAACGCCTGTAAGGCGCTGTTTGAAAGCCGCCCTGATGCGATTGTGCGTGCTTGGTTTGTACAATCAGTCACCCCACGTTTTCGTGAAGCGCTGAAATGGATGGCGGCGAACCGCAAGGCTTACCATGTGGTTGAAGAGGATGAGCTGGCGAAAGCATCTGGCACTGAACATCACGGTGGCGTGTGCTTCCTGATCAAGAAACGTCAGGGGTTGGATGCCGAAACTTATCTGCAACAGCAGACGCAAGCAAAAGACTGTGTACTGGCGTTGGAAGATGTGGGTAACCCACATAATCTGGGCGGCATTATGCGGACTTGCGCGCATTTCGGTATTAATGGTGTGTTGTTGCAAGACCCAGCAATGCTGGAGTCGGGTGCCGCGGTGCGTACAGCAGAAGGCGGTGCAGAGCATATCAAAGCAATCAATGCTGATGATTTCCTCTCGGTGCTGGATACCTTCCGCAAGGCGGGTTACACCATCGTGACCACCTCAAGCCATAAAGGTGTCAGTCTGTCGAAAGCTGAATTGCCAGCTAAAATGGTGCTGGTATTAGGCCAAGAGAGTGATGGTCTAACAGACAGTGCATGGCAGCAGGGCGATATGAGTGTCTCTATCGGCGGGACTGGGCGCGTTGAAAGTCTCAATGTGTCGGTTGCGACGGGCATCTTGCTGGCCGAGTGGTGGCGTCAGAATAGCGCGCAGTAA